DNA sequence from the Neosynechococcus sphagnicola sy1 genome:
TTTGGTATCTCGTTAAATGTGTTAAGAATTGCTGGTGGCCTGCTGGTCGCTCATACGGGTTGGGAGATGCTTACCAGCCGAAAACGGCTAACGGACTCAGAGCAGCAGTCCGCGGTTGAGAAGGAAGATATATCGTTTACCCCCATGGCAACTCCTTTAATTGCCGGCCCTGGTGCGATTGGAGTCGTGATTGGGTTGGCAACGGGCATGACCCAATGGAGTGATTATCTTGGTTACTTGATTGGGATTGTGCTATTTGGTGGTTTGCTGTATGGCTGTCTCGTGCTGGGAGAGTCACTGCTTTCAATTCTCGGTCTCAATGGTTTTGGGGCTATAAATCGAGTTTTTGGATTCTTTATTTTAGCGATCGCGGTTCAACTTATAACCGATGGGATGATGTCACTTTTTCAATCCGCAGCACCCAATTTATTCAAATAACGGCCCCATCGCTGAGCTGGGCATAATGGCGTTGCCCACGAGATGAACGTATTTGTCTGTCTTCTCCTTCTCATCACTATTTTAGTTTATATTAATTAAATTATGAAGTCATTGATAATCAAATTGCACCTTAATTACAACATTTCTTTGTTATAGTGTATTTGGTTATATGCCAATTCAAACTCAATCTTCCTGGTAATTCTCATCTTGAATTGTCCGCACTAAATATCAGGAATTTCTGTGCCTTTTACACC
Encoded proteins:
- a CDS encoding MarC family protein gives rise to the protein MAQSIINYAVGTLVALFPIANPIGVIPIFYSLTDKDSRCERRQTAQRTTLNVVLILTIFLIGGRAVLEFFGISLNVLRIAGGLLVAHTGWEMLTSRKRLTDSEQQSAVEKEDISFTPMATPLIAGPGAIGVVIGLATGMTQWSDYLGYLIGIVLFGGLLYGCLVLGESLLSILGLNGFGAINRVFGFFILAIAVQLITDGMMSLFQSAAPNLFK